From Mustela nigripes isolate SB6536 chromosome 13, MUSNIG.SB6536, whole genome shotgun sequence, one genomic window encodes:
- the GPR132 gene encoding probable G-protein coupled receptor 132 translates to MILEPSHTPGNASTVTSPVPVTGLPGTGALSCNASFEDTRVFLVSVYSAVFAVGLPANCMTAGLTLLQALQGNVLAVYLFSLALCELLYIGTLPLWAVYIQNQHRWTLGVWACRVTGYIFFCNLYVSILFLCCISCDRFLAVVYALESRGRRQPRTAVLVSASVFVLVGLAHSPVFRMGGEPTCFEAPMDTEVVAYYYLRFTLGFAGPLAIIAFTNRRIFRSIKRSAGLSDAQKTKVKRSAIAVVTIFLVCFAPYHLVLLTKAVAHSYYRGQPDVAHDFEAKLCRLSAVFLCLSTVNSVADPIIYVLATDCSRQEVSRIHRGWKKCSANADIPKHTCSRGSEELSLPTLPTNDSTCPGAVHPLQSGPATWSSSLDTLERLDEESR, encoded by the exons ATGATTCTGGAACCCTCACACACGCCAG GAAACGCCAGCACCGTGACCAGCCCCGTGCCAGTGACCGGGCTTCCCGGCACGGGCGCCTTGAGCTGCAACGCGTCCTTCGAGGACACCAGAGTGTTCCTGGTGAGCGTGTACAGCGCCGTGTTTGCCGTGGGGCTGCCGGCCAACTGCATGACGGCCGGGCTCACGCTGCTGCAGGCGCTGCAGGGCAACGTGCTGGCCGTCTACCTATTCAGCCTGGCGCTGTGCGAGCTGCTGTACATCGGCACGCTGCCGCTCTGGGCCGTCTACATCCAGAACCAGCACCGCTGGACGCTGGGCGTCTGGGCCTGTAGGGTGACCGGCTACATCTTCTTCTGCAACCTGTACGTGAGCATCCTGTTCCTGTGCTGCATCTCCTGCGACCGCTTCCTGGCGGTGGTGTACGCGCTGGAGAGCCGCGGCCGCCGCCAGCCGCGCACCGCCGTCCTCGTGTCCGCGTCCGTCTTTGTGCTGGTCGGGCTGGCCCACAGCCCGGTGTTCAGAATGGGAGGGGAGCCGACGTGCTTCGAGGCGCCGATGGACACGGAGGTCGTGGCGTACTACTACCTGCGCTTCACCCTGGGCTTCGCCGGCCCGCTCGCCATCATCGCCTTCACCAACCGGCGCATCTTCAGGAGCATCAAGCGGAGCGCGGGCCTGAGCGACGCCCAGAAGACGAAGGTGAAACGCTCGGCCATTGCGGTCGTGACCATTTTCCTGGTCTGCTTCGCTCCATACCACCTGGTGCTCCTCACCAAAGCCGTGGCCCATTCCTACTACAGGGGCCAGCCGGACGTCGCGCATGACTTCGAAGCCAAGCTCTGCCGGCTCTCCGCAGTGTTCCTGTGCCTGTCCACGGTGAACAGCGTGGCCGACCCCATCATCTACGTGCTGGCCACGGACTGCTCACGGCAAGAAGTGTCCAGAATCCACAGGGGGTGGAAAAAGTGCTCCGCGAACGCCGACATCCCCAAGCACACATGTTCAAGGGGCTCAGAGGAGCTGTCACTACCCACGCTGCCCACAAATGACTCCACATGCCCCGGGGCCGTCCACCCCCTGCAGTCTGGGCCGGCCACATGGAGCTCATCGCTGGACACCTTGGAGAGGCTGGATGAAGAGTCCCGCTGA